The Pan paniscus chromosome 21, NHGRI_mPanPan1-v2.0_pri, whole genome shotgun sequence region tttggaggcagggtctcgctctgtcgactTTCTTAAGAAAGGGCTCTGTCCAAACATTGTCGAAAAAGTTCACAATTTTGATGTGCAATATCATTCTGATGCAGCTTTCGCTTTGATGGTTGTTTTCTCTCCAATAGGAATACAAACATAAAGGCCTTCGACCTTTGCAAATAGActaaagtgaaaacaaatctGAATGAAGATGAAGTTATTTCAGACCATTTGCAggcagctcaggagttcaaagtttTCTGTGGAATCAGCTGCCCTTGTGgctttctctacttcctcttaCTCATGTGGCCGGAAGAAAAAAGTGAACCCATATGAAGAAGTGGACCAAGAAAAATACTCTAATTTAGTTCAGTCTGTCTTGTCATCCAGAGGCGTCGCCCAGACCCCGGGATCGGTGGAGGAAGATGCTTTGCTCTGTGGACCCGTGAGCAAGCATAAGCTGCCAAACCAAGGTGAGGACAGACGAGTGCCACAAAACTGGTTTCCTATCTTCAATCCAGAGAGAAGTGATAAACCAAATGCAAGTGATCCTTCAGTTCCTTTGAAAATCCCCTTGCAAAGGAATGTGATACCAAGTGTGACCCGAGTCCTTCAGCAGACCATGACAAAACAACAGGTTTTCTTGTTGGAGAGGTGGAAACAGCGGATGATTCTGGAACTGGGAGAAGATGGCTTTAAAGAATACACTTCAAGTAATTATCTCAATTCTGATTCTATATGTTTGCTATGTTTTCTATAATAGAGAGCAACGGTGTCAAAAGAAtgaggtttggttttgtttttttaacttactaGCAAGGAACTCCCTTCAGATAGTAATTAACATTAAATAGCACTTTATGTGTATTAACTCACTTGATCCTCATGGTAGTCCTGTGGAGTATAGATActgttatccacattttacagatgaaactaaaatagatgaaataatttgactaaataatacataaaattcaCTTGTTTCATAAGCTACCAACAATATTAGAATTGcttgttttccttgattattgAA contains the following coding sequences:
- the MGME1 gene encoding mitochondrial genome maintenance exonuclease 1 isoform X4; translation: MKMKLFQTICRQLRSSKFSVESAALVAFSTSSYSCGRKKKVNPYEEVDQEKYSNLVQSVLSSRGVAQTPGSVEEDALLCGPVSKHKLPNQGEDRRVPQNWFPIFNPERSDKPNASDPSVPLKIPLQRNVIPSVTRVLQQTMTKQQVFLLERWKQRMILELGEDGFKEYTSSSMWLNCGGLQRWITCPPTFHGCRALFPVLGQVASSTRGIYGKEKEPEYSETRIFRIGSKLLFGNIQHLLTVWEHILLFTPV